Proteins from one Chroococcidiopsis sp. CCMEE 29 genomic window:
- the era gene encoding GTPase Era, which produces MSSIDDIPALSGELIIPQAPPGFKSGFIGIIGRPNVGKSTLMNQLVGQKIAITSPVAQTTRNRLQGILTTPEAQLIFVDTPGIHKPHHQLGEVLVQNARIAIDSVDVLLFVVDGAVEAGGGDRYIVELLSKTETPIILGLNKIDQQPSDSQLIDSTYAEIAELHQWQMVKFSALTGEGVEPLQQILTEHLEPGPYYYPPDLVTDQPERFIMGELIREQILLLTREEVPHSVAITIDQVEEAPTITRVFATIHVERSSQKGILIGKNGTMLKAIGSAAREQIQKLIAGKVYLELFVKVQPKWRQSRLRLSELGYRVEE; this is translated from the coding sequence GTGAGTAGCATTGATGACATCCCAGCCTTATCAGGGGAACTGATCATTCCCCAAGCACCTCCTGGATTCAAGTCAGGCTTTATCGGCATTATCGGTCGCCCTAATGTTGGCAAGTCAACCCTGATGAACCAACTGGTAGGCCAAAAAATTGCTATTACTTCCCCAGTGGCGCAGACAACGCGCAATCGGTTGCAGGGAATTCTAACCACACCGGAAGCCCAACTGATTTTTGTTGATACGCCAGGAATTCATAAACCCCATCATCAGCTGGGGGAAGTGCTGGTACAAAATGCCCGCATCGCTATTGATTCGGTTGATGTGCTGCTGTTTGTGGTAGATGGAGCAGTAGAGGCTGGTGGTGGCGATCGCTACATCGTGGAATTACTCAGTAAAACTGAAACGCCAATAATTTTAGGGTTGAATAAAATCGACCAACAACCCTCAGATTCTCAACTCATCGACAGCACTTATGCGGAGATAGCTGAACTTCACCAATGGCAGATGGTGAAATTTTCTGCACTTACCGGCGAAGGGGTAGAACCGCTACAGCAGATATTAACTGAACACTTAGAACCGGGACCTTATTACTACCCTCCTGACTTGGTAACTGACCAGCCAGAACGCTTTATTATGGGGGAACTGATTAGGGAACAAATTTTGCTGCTGACGCGGGAAGAAGTGCCTCACTCAGTAGCAATTACTATTGACCAAGTAGAGGAAGCACCAACGATTACCCGTGTCTTCGCCACTATACATGTAGAGCGCAGTTCTCAAAAAGGGATTTTAATTGGCAAAAATGGAACGATGCTCAAAGCGATTGGTAGCGCTGCCCGCGAACAAATCCAAAAGTTAATTGCTGGAAAAGTTTACTTGGAATTATTTGTAAAGGTGCAGCCAAAATGGAGGCAGTCGCGTCTCCGTTTGTCAGAGCTGGGTTATCGTGTAGAAGAATAA